In a single window of the Drosophila albomicans strain 15112-1751.03 chromosome 3, ASM965048v2, whole genome shotgun sequence genome:
- the LOC117567971 gene encoding survival motor neuron protein, translating to MSEDKDAWDDSLLVKAYDDSVNLARETLARRIADSTNNRREENEADENEKPDMEQAENKPFKVGDFARATYTDGLDYEGKVTSIDEQAQTCILRYVGYENEQEIPLAELLPTWGADARRLQHEVAKADAEDAEVEPTAQQQRVKNNNKKPAVAKGKQQATCSRASGLSMPPMPMVPPMFASSSAGVDGEPDQDFVAMLTAWYMSGYYTGLYQGRKEGGAKKKAAKK from the coding sequence ATGTCTGAGGACAAGGACGCCTGGGACGATAGCCTATTGGTCAAGGCCTACGATGATTCCGTGAACTTGGCCCGTGAAACTCTAGCGCGCCGCATTGCCGACTCCACCAACAACCGACGCGAGGAAAACGAGGCCGATGAAAACGAAAAGCCGGACATGGAACAAGCGGAGAATAAACCGTTTAAAGTAGGCGACTTTGCACGCGCCACATACACTGATGGCCTGGATTACGAAGGCAAAGTGACTTCTATTGATGAGCAGGCCCAAACCTGCATACTGCGCTATGTGGGATATGAAAACGAACAGGAAATTCCCCTGGCCGAATTGTTGCCAACGTGGGGCGCCGACGCACGTCGCTTGCAGCACGAGGTAGCTAAAGCGGATGCCGAGGATGCTGAAGTTGAGCCAACAGCTCAACAGCAACGTgtcaagaacaacaataagaaaccAGCTGTCGCCAAAGGAAAGCAGCAGGCAACTTGCTCACGCGCCAGTGGATTGAGTATGCCTCCAATGCCGATGGTGCCACCAATGTTTGCGTCCTCCTCCGCTGGGGTGGATGGTGAACCGGATCAGGATTTTGTGGCTATGTTGACAGCTTGGTATATGTCTGGATATTATACAGGACTGTATCAGGGCAGAAAGGAAGGCGGCGCTAAGAAGAAGGCAGCTAAGAAATAA
- the LOC117572087 gene encoding multiple inositol polyphosphate phosphatase 1-like, which yields MRLLLLTTLLALLEWGQVRSEDDYHSELPQTLYAEPGCNATKVWIFQTAPMISKDYINKSKHFDELRDLFTRYNREMSTNSSTNTSCEEDLRWNSGNIDKYAANQTYEENQNFAKLYQINFPQLLPKNYNNTYYKFAHINYEHTEASLRAFTEGLFDKSTVPATEDMEYLTELLHPCEQFKKNYIQEEKDFVRYYDRTSKDIAERLE from the exons ATGCGTCTCTTGCTGTTGACGACGCTGCTGGCGTTGCTTGAATGGGGACAGGTGCGTAGCGAGGACGATTACCATTCTGAACTTCCGCAGACGCTGTACGCAGAACCCGGCTGTAACGCCACAAAGGTGTGGATATTTCAAACCGCACCCATGATCAGCAAAGATTATATCAATAAGTCCAAACACTTCGACGAG CTACGCGATTTGTTTACGAGATACAACCGTGAGATGTCTACAAACTCCTCTACGAATACCTCGTGTGAGGAGGATCTGAGATGGAACTCCGGCAATATCGATAAGTATGCGGCCAACCAGACTTAcgaagaaaatcaaaattttgctaAGCTCTATCAGATCAATTTTCCCCAGTTGTTGCCcaaaaactacaacaatacTTACTACAAG TTCGCTCACATTAACTACGAGCACACTGAAGCGAGCTTAAGAGCTTTTACTGAGGGATTATTTGATAAAAGCACAGTGCCTGCGACTGAAGATATGGAATATTTGACTGAATTGCTGCATCCGTGTGAGCAATTCAAGAAAAACTACATACAGGAAGAAAAGGATTTTGTCAGATACTATGATCGGACTTCGAAAGATATTGCGGAACGCTTGGAGTAA
- the LOC127565005 gene encoding multiple inositol polyphosphate phosphatase 1-like: MRLLLLTLLLALLEWEQVRGVDYCFKTDPKRPQTLEFSSKSVYNRVSGHDAEKFNVPGCKATKMWIYHRHGTRLMEKDDIEKSKRLGELRDLIKGNYDKMQTSPDTNTLCDADLDELQKWRWNSSITVDLDEHLTEQGYEDLRNSAKRYQSYYPELLPRTYNSTYYRVRNQNLMLNIVPKLIFDFLVRSY, encoded by the exons ATGCGTCTTTTGCTGCTGACTTTGCTGCTGGCGTTGCTGGAATGGGAACAGGTGCGTGGTGTGGATTACTGCTTTAAAACGGACCCCAAACGTCCGCAGACACTCGAATTTAGCTCAAAGAGCGTCTATAATCGTGTCAGCGGCCACGATGCCGAGAAATTCAATGTTCCCGGGTGCAAGGCCACGAAGATGTGGATATACCACAGACATGGCACACGCTTGATGGAAAAAGACGATATCGAGAAGTCCAAACGCCTCGGCGAG CTTCGTGATTTGATTAAGGGAAACTATGATAAAATGCAGACTAGTCCTGACACGAATACCTTGTGTGATGCAGATCTTGATGAACTTCAGAAATGGAGATGGAACTCAAGCATTACCGTCGATCTCGATGAGCATCTTACCGAGCAGGGCTACGAAGATTTGCGCAATTCTGCTAAACGCTATCAGTCCTATTATCCAGAGTTGTTGCCCAGAACATACAACAGTACTTATTATCGGGTGAGGAATCAAAACCTAATGCTTAATATTGTTCCCAAGCTAATCTTTGACTTTCTAGTTCGGTCATACTGA
- the LOC117568513 gene encoding cytochrome b-c1 complex subunit 10 codes for MKFKKLFASLSPTKGQKEMAMAFVPTAAYFGLASLLTLVYFSDWRLITNYIPLYNTKYPKEPAK; via the exons atgaaattcaagaaATTGTTCGCTTCGTTGAGCCCGACCAAGGGACAAAAGGAAATGGCCATGGCCTT tgTGCCAACAGCTGCCTACTTCGGACTGGCAAGTCTCTTAACACTTGTCTACTTCTCCGACTGGCGTCTCATCACCAACTACATTCCCCTCTACAACACCAAGTACCCGAAGGAACCCGCCAAATGA
- the LOC117569843 gene encoding cytochrome b-c1 complex subunit 2, mitochondrial produces MAFNASKTPLLRAVSKRGYAVCPRLVGDTSPISVNVLDNKLVVATAEASVPVSRVSIVLRAGSRNEAYDTQGASHLLRLAGSLSTQRSSAFAIARHIQQVGGTLSAWGDREFVGYTVETTSENIETGLRYLQDLLLPAFKPWELKDNAKTLKNQLDAVTTEQRAIELVHKAAFRRGLGNSIYIPRFQLANISSENLLHYVANNYAPGSAAVVGVGIDNNTLSGFAQNLSFPSGSSGSKSASTSYYGGDARKDTAGHRAVVAVAGEGAAASNEKEALAFAILKQAVAGKPTKRGNLSGLFGEAANCAGDAPVSVKGLNASYTDAGLFGFVASADSKDIGKAVDFLVRALKSGSISEKDVQRGKAALKASVVTKYSSDSGLIKEIGRQAALNRTVLEADALVAAIDGISVQQVQAAAKKVAGSKLSVGAIGNLANVPYASELK; encoded by the exons aTGGCTTTTAATGCAAGCAAGACACCTCTCTTGCGCGCTGTCTCC AAACGGGGATATGCCGTCTGCCCACGTCTGGTTGGTGATACCTCCCCCATCAGCGTAAATGTGCTGGACAACAAACTGGTGGTGGCCACAGCTGAAGCCTCAGTTCCCGTTTCGCGTGTCTCCATTGTGCTGCG CGCTGGCTCCCGCAACGAGGCCTACGACACCCAGGGTGCTTCGCATCTGCTGCGTCTTGCTGGCAGCCTCAGCACACAACGTTCCAGCGCCTTTGCCATTGCTCGTCACATTCAGCAGGTTGGCGGCACCTTGAGCGCTTGGGGAGATCGCGAGTTCGTTGGTTACACTGTGGAGACAACATCCGAGAATATCGAGACCGGTCTGCGCTATCTGCAGGATCTGTTGCTGCCTGCCTTCAAGCCCTGGGAGCTCAAGGATAACGCCAAGACGCTGAAGAACCAATTGGATGCAGTGACCACAGAG CAACGCGCCATTGAGCTGGTGCACAAGGCTGCCTTCCGTCGCGGTCTGGGCAACTCCATCTACATCCCACGCTTCCAGCTGGCCAACATCTCCAGCGAGAATCTGTTGCACTACGTGGCCAACAACTATGCTCCCGGATCTGCCGCCGTTGTGGGCGTTGGCATCGATAACAACACTCTGTCTGGTTTTGCCCAGAACTTGAGTTTCCCAAGTGGCTCCTCGGGCAGCAAGAGCGCCAGCACCAGCTACTATGGTGGTGATGCACGCAAGGACACCGCCGGACATCGTGCTGTGGTCGCTGTGGCTGGCGAAGGTGCTGCTGCCTCCAACGAGAAGGAAGCCTTGGCCTTTGCCATTCTGAAACAGGCTGTTGCCGGCAAACCCACCAAGCGTGGCAATCTGTCGGGTCTGTTCGGTGAGGCTGCCAACTGTGCTGGTGATGCGCCCGTCTCTGTGAAGGGTTTGAATGCCAGCTACACGGATGCCGGCCTCTTTGGCTTTGTGGCCTCGGCCGATAGCAAGGACATTGGCAAGGCTGTTGACTTTTTGGTGCGTGCTCTGAAATCGGGCTCGATTTCCGAGAAGGATGTGCAGCGCGGCAAGGCGGCGCTCAAGGCCAGCGTCGTGACCAAGTACTCCTCGGACAGTGGTCTGATCAAGGAGATCGGTCGCCAGGCTGCCCTCAATCGCACTGTCCTGGAAGCCGACGCTTTGGTCGCTGCCATCGATGGCATTTCGGTGCAACAGGTGCAGGCTGCTGCCAAGAAAGTGGCCGGCTCCAAGCTGTCCGTGGGCGCCATTGGCAACCTGGCCAATGTGCCCTACGCTTCTGAACTTAAGTAG
- the LOC117568511 gene encoding nuclear RNA export factor 2 — MHGININKHRTQARIIDFGDRTQPIVVDYRNSRKYFKTKHYEGTPGLNWIEFNVHHEGALNFSTDPKQLILDALFKAIEGNELFPVNYQCGQNVDTFLVRTCKPALDKLFQRGLSIQTVSGIELQLSVCLNAAAYNRSQISPAVIISQVISRLMDNLETVEGVPGVLNLCNFKANESFKHIVVRLSNLATFQLVCSTIYNNDDNRRALKGFSFACNQISDLGPLKLFGDVDYDLLDLTYNRLSSAVRLCSDLQRVRAKHLKLLENPIAKKKQYPNCLEPLKANFQIIDGVPFDKLYKMYTPLNYEIDVECDGTRIDWSNKSKLNEFKHSSDWHSFLIPDAQCEITKELLFDYISISLHPQLGEFYPCYYKYDGGEHRFLVRNCFDQIEHLVQTLNLELKIPELVNTLDDVQELNYERSIAYYLRMNVSSFKQGHVDPKQCIEQAVQKRFNAINRTLNLTQFQQTEGLEHVIVLLSSPKILGSILRMASRKFMGNCVDLRLGNNKIVSANNLRSLSLLSSLQALDLSQNWINDLSEISCLGDVPLKSLRLHGNPVCRKYSLPSEYIAAVTQIFSTLLKLDDVELSSKPGLTTQKDFLCNLSAYELTNEFLTTYLREFEQLDQRINMIKYYTENSIFTMTCSFDINRCARPSSELFKRINKYNYHSRNLVKNSLDTCRLSVGTNDIMAVLMQLPVVRHDYVSLQTDVMHYDANMIVINVIGLLRDEPDLLLAFSRQIVLHVDAVGLGIGKGARRLKIINERFNIMNPTRKQTRDGFKFCELPSQVTVKQEHEENSVDVKEHKLIIFQEITGLRPRWCTRIVQEEANWNFEVALQKFLEMQSGGELPNDAFA; from the exons ATGCACGGCATCAATATCAACAAACATCGAA CTCAGGCGCGCATTATCGACTTTGGCGATCGAACGCAGCCCATTGTGGTGGACTACCGAAACTCACGCAAGTATTTCAAGACCAAACACTATGAAGGAACGCCCGGCTTGAATTGGATTGAATTTAATGTGCATCACGAGGGTGCATTGAATTTTAGCACCGATCCCAAGCAATTGATACTCGATGCACTCTTCAAGGCCATCGAAGGCAATGAGCTGTTTCCCGTCAACTATCAG TGCGGACAAAATGTGGACACATTTCTGGTTCGTACCTGCAAACCGGCGCTGGACAAGCTCTTTCAGCGTGGCCTCAGCATACAGACAGTGTCCGGCATTGAGCTGCaattgtctgtgtgtctgaATGCAGCCGCCTACAACAGAAGTCAAATTTCGCCAGCTGTGATCATTAGTCAG GTAATATCTCGCCTTATGGACAATTTGGAAACTGTGGAAGGCGTGCCCGGTGTGCTGAATCTGTGCAACTTTAAGGCCAATGAATCGTTCAAGCATATTGTGGTGCGTCTCTCGAATTTGGCTACCTTTCAGTTAGTTTGTTCCACCATCTACAACAACGATGATAATCGACGTGCGCTGAAGGGCTTCAGCTTTGCCTGCAATCAAATAAGCGATCTGGGACCACTGAAACTCTTTGGTGATGTCGACTATGATTTGTTGGATTTAACTTACAATCGA CTAAGTTCCGCTGTGCGCTTGTGCAGCGATTTGCAGCGTGTGCGCGCCAAGCATCTGAAGCTGCTGGAGAATCCCATCGCTAAGAAGAAACAGTATCCCAATTGCCTGGAACCATTGAAAGCAAACTTTCAAATTATT GATGGCGTACCCTTCGACAAGCTGTACAAAATGTACACGCCGCTAAACTATGAGATTGATGTGGAATGCGATGGCACACGCATTGACTGGAGCAACAAGTCGAAACTTAATGAGTTTAAGCACAGCTCCGATTGGCATTCGTTTTTG ATACCCGATGCACAGTGTGAGATTACCAAAGAGTTGCTATTTGATTATATCTCTATTTCACTGCATCCGCAATTGGGCGAATTCTATCCCTGCTATTACAAG TACGATGGCGGTGAGCATCGTTTTCTGGTTCGCAACTGTTTCGATCAGATCGAGCATTTGGTGCAGACGCTTAACTTGGAGCTAAAAATACCTGAGCTAGTGAACACGCTGGACGATGTCCAGGAGCTCAACTATGAGCGCTCCATTGCCTACTATCTGCGCATGAATGTGAGCTCGTTTAAGCAGGGTCACGTGGATCCCAAACAATGCATCGAACAGGCTGTGCAAAAGCGCTTCAATGCCATCAATCGTACGCTCAACTTGACGCAGTTTCAGCAAACCGAAGGACTGGAGCATGTGATTGTGCTGCTCAGTTCACCGAAGATACTCGGCAGCATTTTGCGCATGGCATCGCGTAAATTCATGGGCAACTGTGTCGACTTGCGGCTGGGCAATAACAAGATCGTGAGCGCCAATAACTTGCGCTCCTTGTCGCTGTTGAGCAGTCTGCAAGCGCTGGATTTGAGTCAAAATTGGATTAATGATTTGTCCGAAATCAGTTGCCTTGGCGATGTGCCTCTGAAATCGTTGCGCTTACATGGGAATCCCGTCTGCCGGAAATACAGTTTGCCCAGCGAGTATATCGCTGCTGTAACGCAAATATTTTCCACACTCCTCAAACTGGACGATGTGGAGCTGAGCAGCAAACCGGGATTGACGACCCAGAAGGATTTTCTGTGCAATTTGTCGGCCTACGAGTTGACAAATGAGTTTTTGACAACTTATCTGCGTGAATTCGAGCAGTTGGATCAACGCATCAATATGATAAAGTATTATACGGAAAATTCCATATTTACGATGACCTGCAGCTTCGATATAAATCGCTGTGCTCGACCCTCGAGTGAGCTTTTCAAGCGCATCAATAAGTACAACTATCATAGCAGGAATCTCGTCAAGAACTCGCTGGACACTTGTCGCTTAAGTGTGGGCACCAATGATATAATGGCTGTGCTGATGCAGCTCCCGGTGGTCAGGCACGATTACGTCTCACTGCAGACGGATGTGATGCACTACGATGCCAATATGATTGTGATCAATGTAATTGGTTTGCTGCGCGATGAACCCgatttgctgctggcattcAGCAGGCAAATTGTGCTGCATGTGGACGCTGTGGGTTTG GGCATTGGCAAAGGTGCACGCCGTCTGAAGATCATCAACGAGCGCTTCAACATCATGAATCCGACGAGGAAGCAAACACGTGATGGCTTCAAGTTCTGCGAGTTGCCCAGCCAGGTGACAGTGAAGCAGGAGCATGAGGAGAATTCCGTGGATGTTAAGGAGCACAAACTGATTATATTCCAGGAGATAACTGGCTTGCGTCCCAGATGGTGCACTCGCATTGTGCAGGAGGAAGCCAACTGGAACTTCGAGGTAGCTTTGCAAAAGTTCCTAGAGATGCAGTCGGGTGGTGAATTGCCCAATGATGCATTTGCCTGA
- the LOC117572094 gene encoding multiple inositol polyphosphate phosphatase 1-like codes for MGDGSEFKKFITGAIYNNTIANITKRLRLSKLYKEDIDMMYKMCRFELAWKPKESSVWCAVFRPEEVTVLNYAEELKNYYGSGYGFNASDKLNCLVVQDLLTVLNSTESPNVVAYFAHSPGLQMLLVSLGIAKDDEKLRADNFENMANRKWKLSELVPFGANFVAVKYNCSEAADNVTEKALFFLNEKPVEFKWCKNGLCNWSDVLKTYHIFSDANCKEFYCKKEKPKQTKEEHNSIENEINGVVQNVSEVAGSFVKGAENAADTFVKGAENAADTFAKGAENTFKTIKNIVNAGETIAPLMVTTLLTVIVRQLVL; via the exons ATGGGTGATGGTTCCGAGTTCAAGAAGTTTATTACAGGtgcaatttataataataccatTGCAAATATTACCAAGCGTTTGCG CTTATCTAAGCTGTACAAAGAAGACATTGACATGATGTACAAAATGTGCCGATTTGAGCTGGCTTGGAAACCGAAAGAAAGCAGTGTCTGGTGTGCCGTCTTTAGGCCTGAGGAAGTGACCGTGCTAAATTATGCCGAGGAGCTCAAGAATTACTACGGCTCGGGCTATGGTTTTAATGCGAgtgataaattaaattgccttGTCGTGCAGGACTTGCTGACGGTTCTCAACAGCACTGAATCACCAAATGTGGTCGCTTACTTTGCACATTCGCCGGGTCTGCAGATGCTTCTTGTGTCGCTGGGCATTGCCAAGGATGATGAGAAACTGCGTGCGGATAACTTCGAAAATATGGCAAATCGTAAATGGAAATTAAGTGAGCTCGTTCCATTTGGGGCCAATTTTGTGGCCGTGAAATACAATTGTAGTGAAGCAGCAGATAACGTGACTGAGAAGGCTCTGTTCTTCCTGAATGAGAAACCTGTAGAGTTCAAATGGTGCAAAAACGGTTTGTGTAATTGGTCGGATGTTTTGAAAACCTACCACATATTTTCGGACGCCAATTGTAAGGAATTTTATTGTAAGAaggaaaaaccaaaacagacGAAAGAAGAACATAATTCGATTGAGAACGAAATTAATGGAGTGGTTCAAAATGTTTCTGAAGTGGCAGGGTCATTTGTTAAAGGGGCAGAGAATGCGGCAGATACTTTTGTTAAAGGGGCAGAGAATGCGGCAGATACTTTTGCTAAAGGGGCAGAGAATACTTTCAAAACGATAAAGAATATTGTTAATGCTGGAGAGACAATTGCTCCATTGATGGTCACTACCCTGCTGACTGTTATTGTGAGACAGCTAGTTTTGTAA
- the LOC117570767 gene encoding 26S proteasome non-ATPase regulatory subunit 8, translating into MATVEALYKELTAEWTKRPPNTPKCGQLLEQLKVALVKLSFLPTDGTDAQNSKKQLLLARSVLEIAVEHSVISKDLLAFERYMSQLKCYYYDYAKIIGESDNKYKLLGLNLLYLLSGNRVSDFHTELELLSVDIIQHNQYIKPILALEQYIMEGRYNKIFQAKSSMPAEVYNYFMDLLVETVRDEIGACIEMSYEKISAKEAAKRLNLRVPDEIKAFGEKRQWKLEGNGNYSFTDRSIKPKELLPSEELAEQVLSYARDLEMIV; encoded by the coding sequence ATGGCTACAGTGGAAGCACTCTACAAGGAGCTTACTGCCGAGTGGACAAAGCGTCCACCCAACACGCCCAAATGTGGTCAACTGCTGGAACAACTGAAAGTGGCGCTCGTCAAGTTGTCTTTTCTGCCCACTGACGGCACCGATGCCCAGAACTCCAAGAAGCAATTGTTGCTGGCGCGTTCCGTCCTGGAAATTGCCGTGGAGCACAGTGTGATCAGTAAAGATCTGCTGGCCTTTGAACGCTACATGTCACAACTGAAGTGCTATTACTATGATTATGCCAAAATAATCGGTGAATCggacaacaaatacaaattgctgGGACTCAATTTATTGTATCTTCTTTCTGGCAATCGTGTCTCGGATTTCCACACTGAATTGGAACTGCTGTCTGTGGACATAATTCAGCACAATCAATACATTAAACCCATTCTGGCGCTGGAACAATACATCATGGAGGGACGCTATAATAAAATCTTCCAAGCGAAATCTTCGATGCCCGCCGAAGTTTACAACTATTTCATGGATCTGCTGGTGGAAACAGTGCGTGATGAAATTGGTGCCTGCATTGAAATGTCCTACGAGAAAATCTCCGCCAAAGAGGCGGCCAAACGTCTCAATTTGCGAGTACCCGACGAGATTAAAGCATTCGGTGAGAAGCGGCAATGGAAACTCGAGGGCAATGGCAACTATAGTTTTACGGATCGCAGCATAAAGCCGAAAGAACTGCTGCCTTCGGAGGAGCTGGCCGAGCAGGTGCTCAGCTATGCGCGCGATCTGGAAATGATAGTTTAG
- the LOC117568512 gene encoding multiple inositol polyphosphate phosphatase 1-like, which produces MRLLLLTALLAFLEWGQVRGEDDYCFGKDAERLQTRQFSSKTAYQIVKGTNIDKQYQVPNCEPKKMWIFHRHGTRLPTPSTIEEAPRLGELRDLIVKNYRVLRTKPDTDALCLDDLFAIQMWKWNTSITVDIEEHLTSQGYEDLRGTAKLYQHYFPNVLPNKYNSTYYLFRHTNTQRTTESFKGFAEGLFGDSQLALAAEIPEQDLLLRPYDYCADFKGKNYKGEGSEYQKFRTSTLWNQTMADIAKRLGFTVLAEDDIKLMFDICRYEQAWQVDRTSVWCAAFLPQQVDVLEYAEDLKYYYGSGYGFEENTRFNCRAVQDMLARLSSPVSPHVVAYFAHSSGLQTLLTALGINKDDVPLRADNYDSMASRRWRTSLLGPFAGNFVAVKYDCPSEVEKEKVVFFLNQNGVQLDWCNVGLCNWSDVLQRYKTIAEANCDEYYCRSGANAGQTVTSLLATTLLAAIVYLMH; this is translated from the exons ATGCGTCTCTTGCTGCTGACGGCGCTGCTGGCATTCCTGGAATGGGGACAGGTGCGTGGCGAGGATGATTACTGCTTTGGCAAGGACGCCGAACGTCTGCAGACGCGTCAATTCAGCTCGAAGACCGCCTATCAGATCGTCAAGGGCACCAATATCGATAAACAGTACCAGGTGCCCAACTGTGAGCCCAAGAAAATGTGGATATTCCACAGACACGGTACACGTCTGCCCACACCTTCGACCATCGAAGAAGCTCCACGTCTCGGCGAG CTGCGTGATTTGATTGTGAAAAACTATCGTGTGCTGCGCACAAAGCCCGACACGGATGCCTTGTGTCTGGACGATCTGTTTGCCATTCAAATGTGGAAGTGGAACACCAGCATCACGGTTGACATCGAGGAGCATTTGACCAGCCAGGGCTATGAGGATCTGCGCGGCACTGCCAAGCTCTATCAACACTACTTCCCCAACGTGTTGCCCAACAAGTACAACAGCACCTACTATCTG TTCCGTCATACAAACACGCAACGCACCACGGAGAGCTTTAAGGGTTTTGCCGAGGGTTTGTTTGGTGACAGTCAACTGGCTCTGGCTGCTGAGATACCTGAGCAGGATTTGCTATTGCGTCCCTACGATTATTGTGCCGATTTCAAAGGAAAGAACTACAAGGGTGAGGGTTCCGAGTACCAGAAGTTCCGCACAAGCACGCTGTGGAACCAGACCATGGCAGACATTGCCAAGCGGTTGGG CTTCACTGTGCTGGCCGAAGACGACATTAAGCTGATGTTCGACATTTGCCGCTATGAGCAGGCCTGGCAGGTGGATCGCACCAGTGTCTGGTGTGCCGCTTTTCTGCCCCAGCAAGTGGATGTGCTGGAATACGCTGAGGATCTCAAGTATTACTACGGTTCGGGCTATGGCTTTGAGGAGAACACACGCTTCAATTGCCGTGCCGTGCAGGATATGTTGGCGCGTCTTAGCAGTCCAGTCTCTCCACATGTGGTCGCCTATTTCGCCCATTCGTCGGGTCTGCAGACGCTGCTCACGGCTCTGGGCATTAACAAGGACGATGTGCCATTGCGTGCGGACAACTACGATTCGATGGCAAGTCGTCGCTGGCGCACCAGTCTCTTGGGTCCATTTGCAGGCAATTTCGTGGCCGTCAAGTACGATTGTCCCTCCGAggtggagaaggagaaggtGGTGTTCTTCCTCAATCAGAATGGTGTGCAGTTGGACTGGTGCAATGTGGGACTGTGCAACTGGTCGGATGTCTTGCAACGCTACAAGACCATTGCGGAGGCCAACTGTGATGAATACTACTGCCGTTCGGGTGCGAATGCTGGACAGACAGTTACCTCGTTGCTGGCCACCACACTGCTAGCTGCCATTGTCTACTTAATGCATTAG